GCCGTGCCGGCGAGCATGGGCCAGAGCCTGCGCCCCTCTTTTCCCCACCGGACGGCCGCCAGGCAGGCGAGCGGCGGCGCGGTGAACAGTAAAAACCGGCCCAGGTCGCCCAGACCGCGCTCCGCGAGGCGCCAGTTCAGTCCCGTCTTGACGTAGAAGGTGTTGGGAACCCAGTCGCCGTAGTAGAGGAGCCGGAACGCGAGCTGCCCTCCGGCCAGGGCGGCGATGGGCGCCAGGAAGATGAAAACCCGCGGCCAGTCCCGGTCCTTCCGGAAGACCAGCCAGGCGAGACCGGCGAGGGCGAAGAGCGCCCCCTCCGGCCGGACCAGGAATCCCAGGCCGAAGAGTGTCCCCGCCCCGATAAGCTCGCCCCCGCGGCGTCGTTTTTCCGCTCCTTCCCGCCCGAGGAGCAGGTAGTAGCCCCCGGCCAGGCACACCGCCAGGGCGCCCGTTTCCATGGCCCCGGCCAGGTGCCAGAACTGGAAGCTCCCGTTCAGCGCCACCAGCCACGCGGCGAGTGGACCGGCCCAGCTCTTCTCCCCGCCCAGTCTCCGCCCCAGAAGCCAGGTCAGGATGACGGCCCCCACGCCGAAGAGCCCGGCCAGAATCTTCACCGCCGCCGGTCCGGGCACGCCCAGCCCCATCAGCCCCGTCAGCATCGCCAGCCAGCCGAAGCTGGTGTAGCCCTCCACCCGCTCGCCGGGGTTGAATACCGGCCCGTGGCCCGCGAGCCAGTTGTCGGCGTAGCGCATGAAGATGTACGCGTCGTCCACCGAGTTCCACAGAAAGCGGTCGGCGTAGATAAAGGCTCCCGCGAGGGCGACGATGATCGCGCCCAGCAGGAGCAACCGGCTCCACTTTTCGTGCGAATCCATCGGCAGGAACATTTAATAAAAAAAGGGTCGTCCCCGATGATAAACCACGCCCGGCGGTGTGGCAACGGCTCACTCGACCCGGCGCTCCACGATGCCCCCCGAGTCCAGGTCGAAGGTGACGTAGCCGATGAGTCGGGCGCAGTCCCGGTCGGCGTAGAACTGGAGCTGGCCGAGTCGGCTCCCCGAGAGCGACCAGAGGAAGAGCTGGAGGTCGCAGTTCCTCCGCCCCTCGAGCCGGCGGAACTCGGCGGCGGCGATGCGCATCCAGTCCTCCACCTGGCCGTCGGAGTAGTCGGGCAGCTTCTCGAAGGACCCCCCCTCGGTGAGCCAGGACTTGGTGGTTGCGGCACCGCCCCAGTCAACCCAGACGGTGAGCAGCCTCCCGTCCCCGGAGAAGTACTCGAACTGCCACTCGGGGAAGTCCCGGGCGTTCGCCAGGCCCCCCGTCTCGTCGAGCCAGACGCCGGCGACCAGGTAGCACCGGGCGTCGGGGTCCCACATCCGGGCGGCCTCGTCGGCGATGGGCCGGGCCCAGGCGACGCCCCGGTACGTGAGGCTGTCGTACCCGGCGAGGTCCGCCGTCAGCGGGTCGGAGACGATCTGCGACTGCCTCGACGGCTCGTCGTACTTGAGGACGTACCCGCTGATGTCAGTCACGCGACCGCAGCTCGGGGCGATGACGAGGGTTGTGGCGAGTAGGAGAAGGCTTGCGGCGGGCTTGTTCACGGCTACCTTCACGTTTCGAGTGCTGATAGCCCGGATTAGTCATGTTATAAATAGCACAATTACTCTAAAGCGTCAAGTCCGGTCGGCGTATCTTATTGTAAACAAATGATTTAAACCCCTTGTCTTTACTAAATGGTCGCGGGGTTGACGCGACCGGGTGGGGGGATTTTCGGCGGCAGTTGTCGTCGTGACGGCCGGACCCGGGAGCCCGCGCGCCCGCTCTTGCCGACCTCGGGGTCGCGGCTCGGGTGGGGGTGGACGACCGGTCGGGGACCAGGGGAGACCGTTACCGAGCACATAAAAAAAAGCCGCACCGGCGATGCGGCCCTCCACCCGTGACGCAGCTTCCTCTAGTAACCGAAGATCGGCGGCGGCGGGGGGGACGTCGCCACCCGCGCCAGGGGGTGGGTGAAGTACCAGAACCGGGTCCAGCAGCGGGGGTCCAGTCGTTTCAGCCCCTCGACGTCGTCGCGGCGGTGGAGGATGGCCCGCGTGGGGAGCGGCGGCATCACTACGTGGTAATCCAGCCAGAGCTCGCGGCGGGTGATCAGGTCGTAGTCGGGCAGGAAGGCCGGCTCCTGCCCCGAGAGCAGGAAGTTCGAGGTCAGCCCCAGGATTATCCAGTCCGGCTTCCGTTCCAGGATGTAGTCGTTGTCGTAGCGCTCGTGGCCCGGAGTGGCCCGCCCGCCCAGGTCTATCCCCTCCCGGGCGATGTGCCGGTCGTT
This DNA window, taken from bacterium, encodes the following:
- a CDS encoding glycosyltransferase family 39 protein; this encodes MDSHEKWSRLLLLGAIIVALAGAFIYADRFLWNSVDDAYIFMRYADNWLAGHGPVFNPGERVEGYTSFGWLAMLTGLMGLGVPGPAAVKILAGLFGVGAVILTWLLGRRLGGEKSWAGPLAAWLVALNGSFQFWHLAGAMETGALAVCLAGGYYLLLGREGAEKRRRGGELIGAGTLFGLGFLVRPEGALFALAGLAWLVFRKDRDWPRVFIFLAPIAALAGGQLAFRLLYYGDWVPNTFYVKTGLNWRLAERGLGDLGRFLLFTAPPLACLAAVRWGKEGRRLWPMLAGTAAYWLFFVIIGGDWMVFRLLVPTLPLVFVASALGAERLLERLPRKKLTVPAVIAIFFAGSWALSTFWSEPTLTFGDLRYYSERLHATAHWLGENADPDDTVAVTIAGVIPYFTGLETVDMLGLSDAHIAREGVKIPGLGKPGHECYDSEYVLGRAPEWIALQPFPDLFLSGGTPELTSELDLTRRGELWERYHLVVPRAATVTVLHRRDDLEGLARMDPAEWRDAWYFAPSYAVLTERPPPPPGP